The following proteins come from a genomic window of Proteinivorax hydrogeniformans:
- a CDS encoding recombinase family protein translates to MAGKNITVIPARKRVGSTAAKEKIKKLRVAAYCRVSTETEEQNLSYEVQVAHYTEFIKKNTEWEFAGIFADDGISGTNTKKREEFNRMIEECMEGNIDLVITKSISRFARNTLDCLNYIRQLKEKNIAVYFEKENINTMDSKGEIMLTIMASLAQQESQSLSQNVRLGIQHRYQQGEIQVNHNRFFGYTKDENKRLVIDPTGAEVVKRIYREYLEGASLLQIARGLEADGILTAANKKKWRPETIKKILQNEKYIGDALLQKTYTVDFLSKKRVVNSGIVPQYYVENSHEPIIPREIFMQVQEELVRRANLYTGKSGKKRVYSSKYALSSIVYCSECGEIYRRVHWNNRGCRSIVWRCVSRLEEKGSDCSSPTINEEVLKAAVVKAMNEVLSGKETFLAVLKENIATVLNEECDKATKDIDEKLEKLQKELLRRANSKEKYEDVADEIYRLRELKQSAMVDNAEREGKRQRIAEMAEFIDEQTEELEEYDEQLVRRLIEKVTIFEEKFTVEFKSGVESIVDILK, encoded by the coding sequence ATGGCAGGAAAAAATATAACTGTAATTCCGGCACGAAAAAGAGTTGGAAGTACAGCCGCAAAAGAAAAAATTAAGAAACTGCGTGTCGCTGCCTATTGCCGTGTTTCTACAGAAACTGAAGAGCAGAATTTAAGCTATGAGGTACAGGTTGCACATTATACGGAATTTATAAAGAAAAATACTGAATGGGAGTTTGCAGGCATCTTTGCAGATGACGGCATTTCCGGTACTAACACTAAAAAACGAGAAGAGTTCAACCGTATGATTGAGGAGTGTATGGAGGGCAACATCGATTTAGTTATTACAAAGTCCATCAGTCGATTTGCCCGCAACACGCTGGATTGCTTAAATTATATTAGACAGCTCAAGGAAAAGAACATAGCAGTGTATTTTGAAAAAGAAAACATCAACACCATGGACTCCAAGGGTGAGATTATGCTGACTATCATGGCTTCCCTGGCCCAGCAAGAGAGCCAATCCCTAAGCCAAAACGTGAGGTTGGGTATTCAGCATCGATACCAGCAAGGTGAAATTCAGGTTAACCACAATCGTTTCTTCGGCTATACCAAAGATGAAAACAAGCGTCTGGTGATCGATCCGACAGGAGCAGAAGTGGTAAAGCGCATATACCGAGAATACCTCGAAGGAGCAAGCTTACTTCAAATCGCACGAGGATTGGAAGCGGACGGAATATTGACTGCTGCAAACAAGAAAAAATGGCGACCAGAAACTATTAAGAAAATCTTGCAAAATGAAAAGTACATCGGTGATGCCTTGCTACAAAAAACATATACCGTCGATTTCCTTTCCAAGAAGCGAGTTGTCAATAGCGGCATTGTTCCACAATACTATGTTGAGAACAGCCACGAGCCCATCATCCCGCGTGAAATTTTCATGCAGGTGCAGGAAGAACTTGTAAGAAGGGCCAACCTTTATACAGGAAAGAGTGGAAAAAAGCGAGTTTACAGCAGTAAGTACGCTCTATCCAGCATTGTTTACTGCTCAGAATGTGGCGAAATATACAGAAGGGTTCATTGGAACAATCGAGGATGCAGGTCCATAGTCTGGAGATGCGTCAGCCGTCTAGAAGAAAAAGGCTCCGACTGCTCTTCCCCAACTATTAATGAAGAGGTTCTAAAAGCAGCAGTTGTAAAAGCGATGAATGAAGTGTTAAGCGGGAAAGAAACTTTCCTAGCAGTCTTGAAAGAGAACATTGCCACCGTTTTGAATGAAGAATGCGACAAAGCCACAAAAGACATTGATGAAAAACTGGAGAAACTTCAAAAAGAACTATTAAGGCGGGCCAACTCCAAAGAGAAATATGAGGATGTGGCGGACGAGATATACCGCCTTAGAGAATTGAAGCAAAGTGCAATGGTTGACAATGCAGAGCGTGAAGGAAAAAGGCAACGTATCGCTGAGATGGCTGAGTTTATAGATGAGCAAACAGAAGAGTTGGAAGAATATGATGAGCAGCTGGTAAGAAGGCTTATTGAGAAAGTGACGATTTTTGAAGAGAAGTTTACGGTTGAATTCAAGTCGGGAGTTGAGAGTATTGTAGATATTTTGAAGTAA
- the rlmD gene encoding 23S rRNA (uracil(1939)-C(5))-methyltransferase RlmD, which yields MKKTRNFNKNYNNTKRGHKPSSKKETIEAKCIDYDSEGKGIISYNNQQIPIPNLLKGETAKIEITKKGKYITGKILKVVKPSPKRIKAKCKHYEKCGGCQLQHISYDDQAQLKQSLVERLMKPFGKINPIIKMDNPYDYRNKIHATYSYKNKEIVSGFYEEQSHKIIPVERCLIQSSKADEINKTIRELMKSFKLKAYDEERDTGLIRHVLVKVGFATKEVMVVLVTIGPMFPSKNNFIKALRKKHPEITTIIQNINSKRTSMVLGDREKVLYGKGTIKDTLCGYTFNISSKSFYQVNPIQTEKLYGKAIEMADFKGNEVVMDAYSGIGTIGIILSEKVKSVIGVELNKDAVKDSIKNAKLNKVQNARFYEGDAGEFMLHMKEEGQKLDVVVMDPPRSGSDERFLSSLVKINPKKVVYISCNPITQARDIKFLSKHGYIAEEIQPVDMFPHTSHVENICLLIKDNRVGGGD from the coding sequence ATGAAGAAAACAAGAAACTTCAACAAAAACTACAATAACACAAAAAGAGGACACAAACCCTCCTCAAAAAAAGAAACAATAGAAGCCAAATGTATAGACTATGATTCAGAAGGAAAAGGCATCATATCTTACAACAATCAACAGATACCCATCCCCAACCTTCTAAAAGGCGAAACTGCAAAAATTGAAATCACTAAAAAAGGGAAGTACATCACAGGAAAGATTTTAAAGGTTGTAAAACCATCCCCTAAAAGAATTAAAGCCAAATGTAAACACTATGAAAAATGTGGAGGATGTCAGCTCCAGCATATATCATATGACGATCAAGCCCAGCTAAAACAGAGTTTGGTAGAAAGATTAATGAAACCCTTTGGCAAAATAAACCCCATCATTAAGATGGACAACCCCTATGACTATCGCAATAAAATACACGCTACATACTCTTATAAAAACAAAGAGATAGTATCGGGGTTTTACGAGGAGCAAAGTCATAAAATAATCCCTGTTGAAAGGTGCCTTATTCAAAGCAGCAAAGCAGATGAAATAAATAAAACAATAAGAGAGCTTATGAAATCCTTTAAACTAAAAGCTTATGACGAAGAAAGAGACACAGGACTTATAAGACACGTGCTAGTTAAAGTAGGCTTTGCCACAAAGGAAGTAATGGTAGTACTAGTTACGATAGGCCCCATGTTTCCATCAAAAAACAACTTTATAAAAGCACTCCGTAAAAAACATCCTGAAATAACAACAATCATTCAAAACATAAACAGCAAAAGAACCAGCATGGTGCTAGGAGACAGAGAAAAAGTCCTTTACGGCAAAGGAACCATAAAGGACACATTATGTGGCTATACCTTTAACATATCATCAAAATCCTTCTACCAAGTAAACCCTATCCAAACAGAAAAACTATACGGTAAAGCCATAGAAATGGCAGATTTTAAAGGAAACGAAGTGGTCATGGATGCTTACTCCGGCATCGGAACAATAGGAATAATTCTAAGCGAGAAAGTAAAATCAGTAATAGGAGTAGAGCTCAACAAAGATGCCGTAAAAGACTCAATAAAAAATGCCAAACTAAACAAAGTGCAAAACGCCCGTTTTTATGAGGGAGATGCCGGCGAATTTATGCTCCACATGAAAGAAGAAGGGCAAAAACTGGACGTAGTAGTAATGGATCCACCACGAAGCGGCAGCGACGAAAGATTTTTATCGTCACTAGTAAAAATAAACCCCAAAAAGGTTGTATACATATCCTGCAACCCCATAACCCAAGCAAGAGATATTAAGTTTTTATCTAAACATGGATATATAGCAGAAGAAATACAACCTGTTGATATGTTTCCGCACACGTCTCATGTAGAGAACATATGTCTACTGATCAAGGATAATCGAGTAGGAGGCGGTGACTAA
- a CDS encoding phosphotransferase, with protein sequence MIDKLKNYGIQGAEQFKTVTPVKKGWSADEKYKVVTNSGQKLLLRISSIKEKERKHKEFQYLSAMDRTIRASSPLAFGTCLNEERTYIIYTWVDVEDAEIALKNYSKEKQYKMGYKAGQSLRKINSIPMLDEYESWDKRYNRKIDSKLKMYESCEVALEDAHKFLEVIERYRPLIKNRPTVFMHGDFHVGNLVIDNEGTVGIIDFNRFDFGDPWDEFNRMIFTVDVSNYFASGMINGYFNDQVDKHFFELMALYTAVNQIGSLPWAVKFGKKEVATMQRLSKQIIE encoded by the coding sequence ATGATAGACAAACTTAAAAATTATGGCATACAAGGTGCTGAACAGTTTAAAACAGTTACGCCAGTTAAAAAGGGCTGGTCAGCCGATGAAAAATATAAGGTTGTAACTAATTCAGGTCAAAAGCTACTACTCCGTATTTCTAGTATCAAGGAAAAAGAACGCAAACATAAAGAGTTTCAATACTTAAGTGCCATGGACCGCACAATCCGTGCTTCAAGCCCCCTTGCCTTTGGCACCTGTTTAAATGAAGAACGGACATATATAATTTACACATGGGTAGATGTTGAAGATGCTGAAATTGCGCTAAAGAATTACTCAAAAGAAAAACAATATAAAATGGGATATAAAGCTGGACAGTCCCTTCGCAAAATTAACTCAATTCCAATGCTAGATGAGTATGAATCATGGGACAAGCGTTATAATAGAAAAATAGATTCTAAGTTAAAAATGTATGAAAGCTGTGAAGTGGCTTTGGAGGATGCACATAAATTTCTTGAAGTAATTGAACGTTACCGGCCTCTTATTAAAAACAGACCTACTGTTTTTATGCATGGTGATTTTCATGTGGGTAATTTGGTTATTGATAATGAGGGTACAGTAGGGATTATAGACTTTAATCGATTTGACTTTGGCGACCCTTGGGATGAATTTAATCGTATGATTTTCACAGTTGATGTAAGCAATTACTTTGCATCGGGAATGATAAATGGATACTTTAACGATCAGGTTGATAAGCATTTTTTTGAGCTTATGGCGCTATATACTGCAGTTAATCAAATAGGCTCACTGCCCTGGGCCGTTAAATTTGGAAAAAAGGAAGTTGCAACAATGCAGCGTCTTAGTAAGCAAATAATAGAATAA
- a CDS encoding helix-turn-helix transcriptional regulator encodes MAFSEKIYELRKKSGLSQEQLAEQLSVSRQAISKWESGQSVPESEKLLAISNYFNVSLDFLMKEDNPAQDSLNAKKGGYHIQKGNRDKWMLGMITCIGGIVCLIIWGIISIFIPSTSNQMKESSMISIDGNGIFLIVCVIAIIVGAVLLLKNTSNK; translated from the coding sequence ATGGCATTTTCAGAAAAAATATATGAGCTTCGTAAAAAAAGCGGCCTTTCCCAGGAGCAGCTCGCAGAACAACTAAGTGTATCGAGGCAGGCCATCTCAAAATGGGAATCTGGACAATCCGTTCCGGAAAGCGAAAAGCTTCTTGCCATCAGTAATTACTTCAATGTTTCATTGGATTTCCTTATGAAAGAAGATAATCCAGCCCAAGATTCATTGAATGCAAAGAAGGGTGGTTATCATATTCAAAAAGGTAACCGAGATAAATGGATGCTCGGAATGATTACGTGTATTGGAGGAATTGTCTGTTTGATAATATGGGGAATCATATCCATTTTCATTCCCTCCACATCTAATCAAATGAAAGAATCGTCAATGATTAGTATTGATGGTAACGGCATCTTTCTTATTGTCTGTGTTATAGCCATTATTGTTGGTGCTGTTTTGCTCCTGAAAAACACTTCTAACAAATAA
- a CDS encoding HNH endonuclease: MKNHKCIYCLQMKHEKDFNKEHVVPQMMGKYENGYVLSDFQVCQECNSYFSINVENIIALDSYEAFLRMQFRNTPMSDGRKLQGNRIRLIGDENIFKGVPFIVITDKDNPYRVRFESEPMVGIVNDVERQEYNYYTIDDLPEATEEVISKMKIAPSPIVNTGISKDDLDRVLIEKGYLKNSCYSYTEMSVADVFKEPDFTTKISFKIDSIMRRVCAKTVFNYLCYLNGKEFVLDSNFDNIRKYIRYGTWSEQLWFRYSKGPVSSVVMPNDTSHVVGYMWFPEDGQWILCGCLTWYGDLTYIFKLGETQKSLEKYNFLDSTKMACFNNVNRTIIVDDSVHVYGGRTSEIK; this comes from the coding sequence GTGAAAAACCATAAATGTATATATTGTTTACAAATGAAACATGAGAAGGACTTCAATAAAGAGCATGTAGTCCCTCAAATGATGGGTAAATATGAAAATGGCTATGTTTTGAGCGACTTTCAGGTTTGTCAAGAATGCAATTCTTATTTTAGTATCAATGTAGAAAACATAATAGCCCTTGACTCGTACGAAGCATTTTTACGGATGCAGTTTCGAAATACTCCAATGTCAGATGGAAGAAAACTTCAAGGTAATAGGATTCGTTTGATTGGGGACGAAAATATTTTTAAAGGGGTTCCTTTTATTGTGATAACTGATAAAGACAACCCTTATAGAGTTCGCTTTGAATCTGAGCCAATGGTAGGTATTGTTAATGATGTAGAAAGACAAGAATACAATTACTATACAATTGATGATTTGCCCGAAGCAACTGAAGAAGTGATAAGCAAAATGAAAATAGCTCCAAGCCCTATAGTAAATACAGGTATATCAAAAGATGATTTGGATAGAGTTCTTATAGAAAAAGGTTATTTGAAGAATAGTTGCTACTCTTATACCGAAATGTCTGTTGCAGATGTATTTAAAGAGCCTGACTTTACAACGAAAATTAGTTTTAAAATTGATTCGATAATGAGAAGAGTATGTGCCAAAACGGTGTTTAATTATCTGTGCTACTTAAATGGCAAGGAATTTGTTTTAGATTCTAACTTTGACAATATTCGTAAATATATAAGGTATGGTACCTGGTCGGAACAACTTTGGTTTCGCTACTCTAAAGGACCGGTATCATCAGTAGTTATGCCAAACGATACTTCTCATGTTGTTGGTTATATGTGGTTTCCAGAAGATGGGCAATGGATACTATGTGGATGTCTTACTTGGTATGGTGATTTAACATATATATTTAAACTCGGAGAAACACAAAAATCGCTCGAAAAATATAACTTCTTAGATTCTACGAAAATGGCTTGTTTTAATAATGTTAACCGCACGATAATTGTAGATGATTCAGTCCATGTTTATGGGGGAAGAACGTCAGAAATTAAGTAG